Within Vicia villosa cultivar HV-30 ecotype Madison, WI linkage group LG1, Vvil1.0, whole genome shotgun sequence, the genomic segment TCTTCTAGATGAATaccataattttctagaataatcatctactatggatagaaaatacctcgctCCTGAATATGATGGACatcttgcaggcccccaaagatcagcatgaatGTAATCAAGAggtccatgtgttctttgtttgcctttgttgaacttcattctgcaagattttccaaataAACATGGTTCTCAAAACTTCagtttttcgactttgtctccaccaagcagattttgttttcccAAATAGACCAAACCCCATTCATTGATAtgacccaatctcatgtgccaaatttctATCTTCGATaaaggtttcatggatgcaaatttgtcgaaccacttacaacttcagcctcatggtatacaagccttgtttcttcacccTTCTCAAGACTTctttcgaccccttcatgactcttaggataattTTGTCTCCTTAGAAAACATATCACTTCTTTTCGAATTCACccagagaaatcaaatttctcttcaaatcaggaacatacctgacttcagtcaacaatcttattgactcatcatggagcttgaatctcacagatccaacatctgcaatcttgcaagctttgttgtttcccagcaatacagatccaccattttgatcacataattcctcgaacaagtctttgtttggattcatgtgccaagtgcaacctgaatccataatcctcTCCTTACTCAAGTCACTGCttaaaaccacaagaacatcagatgattcgaaatcatcttgaacaatggttgtgTTGTCATTAtctttacctccatgatctttcaagcattcagggcacacctttcttgtgtgaccctccttcttacaatgatagcattgaatactagatgcttcgccactgtaagactgcTGCTAACTtttacctttcttcttgtcgaacttaccattatTTCGCAAGAATTTCTCTTAacggcaaaaccttcaacaatcGTCGAAGGTTTAtactcctttcgttcgttcaagtccttagaatacaaggctgattgaacttcttcgaatgttagggactcccttccatacaagagagtttctttgaaatgAGCATGTGACCCAGGCAAAGCGCACAACAGCAACAGTGCTTGAttttcatcatcgatcttcacatcaatattttcaagatcaagaatcagcttgttgaacatatccaattgctcaaccaacactttgtcttcaatcgtattgaatgaatacaaagcttatTTCAAGTAAAGTTGATTTACCAGCGATTCGGTCATGTACAAACTTCTCCACGCTCACTGCACCAATTATATGTAAAAATGATGTCAAGAATATagtataatagggaacacaatgggaagcaagaagaacaacaagaaaTTGGCTATAACTGCtattttttactttctctttgaatcaAGATTACATTATaggaataacaaataaccctcccaccctaaattagaatttacagtatgcaatgatgagagactagtatgctatttataataaatctaacatactaaactaatggttttttttcacaaatacctaTTACAAGttaacttagggtacaagctaacttaaacaattggacatagcAAACAgacccaattcgaaatactaacaaccctagcattttgacacccacatactagaacacacatCGACTACGGTATGTAGGTCTTCGATAGCACCATGCGAACAAACTTCGACCTCATGCATATTCTTTGTCGAACCAAAAGCTATTTTTCGACCtaatagagttcgatccaattctcacaatATGTATTGCCAAAGAAAATAAGTATACCTTTCCTTCTCTGACATGCCTAGCAACATGGTCTGCATAGAGATGAAGTAATGAGATGTCAAATTGGCCACCTGGATAAGTCTCTAAAGGGGCATCTACAACGGGTTCCTCCTAGACTTTATGAGCTTCAGGTTCTGCTCCATCATATAGGGACTCGTGGCCCCATGATGTAGAGGTCCGAAATAGGCGGCTACGAGAAGTAGAATCCGATGGTTGGAAACCTCGACATTGTGAACCATCAAACGAGTTATCATCGACTCGTGTACTCGTGGTTCTGGATATGACTCTCACGTCGTATTTTTTATGTCAATAGTTCAATTTCATACATTGTACTTAACATTTTTTAGAATAATTGAGATACTCCcaattgaaaaacaaatctcttcTCTCGGCtgaattatttaaagaaaaagtaAATTGCTATTGAGAGCCATCATATTCTACTAAACTTTCCatttcaacaacaaataacaaTTATACATTGTTTTCACAATATTCAAAGATGTTGCTGGAGAACTTGGATGAAAGGACACAAGTGTGGCACAGGGTGGTGTGATTAACATAATTTGTAGTAAATGTACTAACTAGGTTTGTTGATTGCTGTAGTAGAATAGGTCTTGGTGTGAAATGCAAGGAACTTCTATCATTCAAAAACGGATTAGGCAAGTTTGAGGCAAAGGGGTTTGTATTCTCGAGTGTTATCTCTATGGTGATTAAAGGCCAATTAGCATAATGATATACCTGCTAAAATTTGCTGAACACATTACTAATTATTTATGACTAACAAAATTAACTTTTATCTGCTACTTAAGTAGTGTTCATGACTAGATGAGTATTCAGAGTCGACTAATTTAAGAGAATAACGTGATTTGATTGAATACACGTATATAAAAATTGATATTATGAGTGCGTAGCGATTAGTCACTTAATTATATCTGGTTTACATTTCGGCCTTGTAAAACTAACAAAATAAAACCTCTTGACAATAACAATCTACTTCTTTAATGGAAAATTCATCACAAAAGATAAAAATAACCATGGTGCATTGAAACAAATAAACGAAAAAGATGAGCCTCATGGTGACATTTTATACAACACTTCAATGGAAGTTTGTAGGAGTGGAATAGGTTAATCCAGGACTCCAATTGGAAGGAGCAACATTCCATGCAAATATAGTTTCTTTGGTTGTATAAGAAGTAATCTTGAAAGAAAGTGTTTGGCCACCAAGTGTTGCAAATGCTTGGTAAGAAGCACCCCAATTGTGGCTCATTCTAATCCATCCTGTTCTACTTCCTTTCACCCACATGTTGGCTATATCTCCTCCACCTCCCACATTCATCACATAAACTAATAACCAATACCCATTTCCTTGGAAAGAGAATCGAAATCCTTCCTTTCTCGCACAAGGTACCCTGAGAAATCGATAATTTTTTAATCAACAAATCAAATCGTAAGTATAATATTCATAAATACCTTAATCGTCTGATCAGGTATTTATGAATATACCTGGGATAAAAAAGCTCATTTAATTATTACCTGCGATACATAATAGGGACTATACCAGCCTTCCATTGTGCGATTTTCATGAAGGCGGGTTTAGACATATCAAAATGTGAACGTGGTGGGTTGCACCATCCACCATTATCAGAGGCTTGAGACCAATTAGGAGGGCACAGGTTGGTGGCAGTAACTGTGGTGTAAGGCACGTTGGTGTTACAGAACTTGGATTGGACGCATTTTATTTGATAACAAGTCCCACATGCATATCCATTATTGAACAATCTTGAACTCAATGCTGCAGTGTCTGTCCCATACCCGTTCACAAACAAATTTCCATACCCACATGCTCCTCCTttataaaatccatcaaaaaaaATTTAGTTACCACAAAAAACATGTCAATTTAAGGTAAATCGGTTAATattaaagtttgaaaaaaattattaataaaaataatattagtagCGGTTCAGTTCAGTTGTATCCGTGCAGAAACATTTCACTGCACGAACGTGATGCAGCATCTcgcttatttatttttaaagaggTAAAATTTCGGCTACTAAATTATTAGACTAAAAAATGTACTAGTAGTGACCATTTTACATACCCATGGTGGCGGAAGCGGTCTCGTCGCCATAAAATGTGGCATAAGCAAGAGTCCATGGGCTCGGTTGAAATGTGGCTGTTACTACTGCTGGCTTAGCGATAATTATGAGCATCAATGTAATTGTAATTGTATTCAACAAGCTACAATGTTGATGAATTGCAGCCATTGTTGAGATTATGGAAAGATTAATGAATGCAATTAATTGGATGTGCTCATTGTACTAGTACATACATGTTTGCTTATATAACCTTCAATTTTAGAAGCACGTCACTAATTGGAAAAACTTGCCTTCGTGATTTCCACTAAGATCGATTATGTCTCTATCTTTCCAAGTCAACAATATTACTGatgttgtttgtttattttttgtcGTTGTCTTGAAACAATATTGCTAGCCAATGATGTGGTTACATAGACAACGATCCAGGAATATTATATCATTCCTGTATTTATTATACAAGGAAAAAAAAATCGTGTTCTTATCAAAACAATAAAGTCGTGCCAACATGTTTCTAAAACAAAACTTTGTTTAGTCAAAGAAAAGACTTCGTCCTCCCTATAATCATGCCATATATTAGTAGGTGCATGTTGTTAATGAGTAATTAAACATTTCAAGAAGAATTGGATATTCAAAAAGTGCATAGAAGCCCATGAAATTGAACTTACATTAAGGAGATGGGACTTTGTAAGTGTAACCCCTACATGTACCCCAACAAAACTCAAtatcaaattatattttttttgtgcaaaattattatttaaataaaaacaaattaggATTAACCTAAAAAAATTCATCATAACTAATAAGtagttaataattaatttccTACTTTCCAGTCAAGTAACATTAGTGGAATAGGTCAGTAATTATTTTTCCTACTTTCATGTCAGTAACGGAATAGTGGAATAGTGGAATAGGCTTAATTGTTAGTTCCACTCCTTATTATTAGGATTCAGTTTCTCAATTTTTTGCTGTATATATTCGTGTAATTGTTTACCACATTAACGAGAGAAATTATCAATTCAATTACCTTCTCtacatggtatcagagcttcaggttgaaaattattatttttttttcaaaccacCTTCACTCCCATGGCTGGCAATCGTATTATCATTGAAAAAGGCCTCACTCTTTTGGCTCAATCATCTTTACCTCACGATTTTTGGGAACATGCTTTCAAAACTGCAACTTATCTCCACAATAGAACCATTACCCCCACCTTACACTACCATTCTCCATATCAACAATTATATCACAAAGATCCAAATTATGGTTTTCTCAAAACTTTTGGATGTCTTTGCTATCCCTTTCTTCGTCCGTATAACAACCACAAAATTGATTTTCGTTCTCTTCCATGTGTGTTTATTGGTTACAGTACTTCTCACAAAGGATATCTCTGTTTTCATAAACCTACTGAGCGTATATATGTTGCAAGGCATGTTGTTTTTAATGAGAGTATATTCCCATATTTTGTTTCTTCAAATAATTCAACGCCTAACTTATCTACTCCTGCTTCTATAGAATTAAATTCCAGTTTGTTAGAGCAAGCTGTTGAACTGCCCACACCTTCAGCCACGTTCCAAACTAAACCTACAATTCAGCCTACAATTCAGCCCCCACTCACAATTCCTCCCACTTCTCATTCATTGCCTAATTCCTCTCCTCCACCGGCcccacaacaacatcaacaactttTTCCTTCACACTACAGACCCGCTCAATCTTCCACTCACCCCATGACCACACGAGCCCAAACCGGCTCTCTCAAACCGAAAATCCTAGCTACCACTCTTAAACCTGAACCTGATCCTCGTACATACAAACAAGCCCTCAAACATAAACATTGGCAAGATGCCATGACTGTAGAGTATAATGTCCTTGTGAAAAATGGTACTTGGTCTCTTGTTCCTTGTCCTACTAATGTCAATGTTGTAGGTTGTAAATGGATTTACAAGACAAAACGCAAATCTGATGGGAGTATCGAGCGTCACAAGGCTCGTTTGGTGGCACAAGGTTTTAGTCAGCAAGCAGGTAAAGACTTCTTTAGGACGTTCAGCCCAGTGGTTAAGCCAACAACTATTCGACTTGTCTTATCCATTGCCTTATCCAACCAATGGTGTCTTCGGCAATTAGATATCAACAATGCATTCTTGAATGGTGAGCTCTCTGAGGTTGTCTATATGCGTCAACCAAAGGGTTTTGAAGATTCTCATCATCCTGATCATGTCTGTCAATTGCGGAAGGCTCTTTACGGGCTCAAACAAGCACCTAGAGCTTGGTTTACCAAGCTTAAGCATTACCTTGTCACGCAGGGCTTTCGGGCTTGTCAATCCGACACGTCCTTGTTTGTTCATCATTCTGCTGCTGCAACCATCTACATCCTTGTATATGTAGACGATCTGATCATTACCGGCATGGATTCAggtttgattaataacttcatcaTTAATCTTAACAAGGTGTTTGCTTTAAAGGATCAGGGAGAATTACATTATTTCCTCGGTCTTCAAATCACACGCACCAGTTCAGGGGTTCAACTCACTCAAGAAGGTTATGTTAGAGATATTCTGGAGTCCACCAACATGTCTGTTGCTGCTCCTATAACAACACCTGCTGACCCACAACATCGTCTTGTCAAAGCAGGTGAACCATTCGATGATCCAGCCTTATACAGACGCACAGTCGGTTCTCTCCAGTACGCCACAATCACCCGGCCTGATATTACGTATGCGGTAAATCGCGTTTGTCAATTTATGCATTCACCGACACTTGATCACTGGCGTGCTGTCAAAAGAATACTTCGTTATCTTGCTGGTACTCTGTCACATTCTCTCCACTTCAGTCCAACTCCAGCAACTTCCTTTTTAGCATATTCCGACGCGGGTTGGATCTCGGATTCGGACGACAGCCGCTCTCAGTTTGGTTATGCAATCTTCCATGGTTCTAATCTCATCAACTGGACTTCCCGCAAATAGAAGGTTGTTGCTCGCTCAAGCACTGAGGCAGAATATCGATCCCTGGCATACACCGCCGCCGAACTGCTTTGGCTCAATCTTCTTGCTTCTGAGCTTCATGTGCCTATTACTGGTCCTCCGTTGCTTCTCTGCGACAATGTTGGTGCCATTTTCTTGTCCAAGAACCCGGTTATCAGCACACGGTCCAAGCATATTGCGCTCGATTTTCACTTTCTTTGTGACCAAGTTGATTCCGGCACTCTCAAAATTGGCCACGTCTCATCTGTTGATCAGCTGAccgatatcttcaccaagccactTTCCAAAGATAGAGTTTCTTTTCTTCGTTCCAAGCTTCGAGTTCTTCCGAATCATCAGCTTGCTGGGGGGTAATAAGTAGTTAGTAATTAATTTCCTACTTTCCAGTCAAGTAACATTAGTGGAATAGGTCAGTAATTATTTTTCCTACTTTCATGCCAGTAACGGAATAGTGGAATAATGG encodes:
- the LOC131605770 gene encoding expansin-A18-like → MAAIHQHCSLLNTITITLMLIIIAKPAVVTATFQPSPWTLAYATFYGDETASATMGGACGYGNLFVNGYGTDTAALSSRLFNNGYACGTCYQIKCVQSKFCNTNVPYTTVTATNLCPPNWSQASDNGGWCNPPRSHFDMSKPAFMKIAQWKAGIVPIMYRRVPCARKEGFRFSFQGNGYWLLVYVMNVGGGGDIANMWVKGSRTGWIRMSHNWGASYQAFATLGGQTLSFKITSYTTKETIFAWNVAPSNWSPGLTYSTPTNFH